A single genomic interval of Streptomyces graminofaciens harbors:
- a CDS encoding nuclear transport factor 2 family protein: MTAPVSYEAEAACRRLVVAFAHHLDHREFDRVAALFTDDGVWDRHGERLEGPEQILALLEQRPLTQLERHVMTTIHVTQLSPDECASTSYAMIFRAETAPGRPAAVQGPVAVGDFHDRFRLTDSGWKLSFRTSEPVFVIRPT, encoded by the coding sequence ATGACAGCACCGGTCTCGTACGAAGCGGAAGCAGCATGTCGCCGCCTGGTGGTGGCTTTCGCCCATCACCTCGATCACCGGGAGTTCGACCGCGTGGCGGCTCTGTTCACCGACGACGGCGTCTGGGACAGGCACGGTGAGCGGTTGGAGGGCCCCGAGCAGATCCTCGCCCTGCTCGAGCAACGACCGCTCACCCAACTCGAGCGACATGTGATGACCACCATCCACGTCACCCAGCTGTCGCCGGACGAATGCGCCTCGACCAGCTACGCGATGATCTTCCGCGCCGAGACGGCACCGGGTCGGCCGGCCGCAGTCCAAGGCCCGGTCGCCGTAGGCGATTTCCACGACCGGTTCCGGCTCACCGACAGCGGTTGGAAGCTCTCCTTCCGGACGTCGGAGCCAGTGTTCGTCATCCGACCCACATGA
- a CDS encoding SDR family oxidoreductase produces MSTQHPFAGRTLLMSGGSRGIGLAIAVRAARDGANVAFIAKTDAPDPRLPGTIHTAAAEIEAAGGNALPIVGDIRDDDTVFDAVARTAARFGGIDIVVNNASAIALTGVGELPLKRYDLIQDINARGTFALTSAALPYLLKSSAPRVLTLSPPLNLDRRWLARHAPYTVSKYAMTMLTLGVAEQYREQGIAAGCLWPRTLVATAAVRNVVGGEDGMRASRRPEIMADAAAAILALPASESNGQCYVDEEVLRSAGVFDLSCYLHDGATEESLETDFFL; encoded by the coding sequence ATGTCCACGCAACACCCCTTCGCCGGGCGCACACTCCTGATGTCCGGCGGCAGTCGCGGGATCGGCCTCGCGATCGCTGTCCGTGCCGCACGTGACGGCGCGAATGTCGCCTTCATCGCCAAGACCGACGCCCCCGACCCCCGGTTGCCGGGTACAATCCACACGGCGGCCGCGGAGATCGAAGCCGCCGGCGGCAACGCTCTCCCGATCGTCGGCGACATCCGCGACGACGACACCGTCTTCGACGCCGTGGCGAGAACTGCCGCCCGCTTCGGCGGGATAGACATAGTCGTCAACAACGCCTCGGCGATCGCCCTCACCGGTGTCGGAGAGCTGCCCCTCAAGCGCTACGACCTGATACAGGACATCAACGCACGCGGCACCTTCGCCCTCACATCAGCCGCCCTGCCCTACCTCCTCAAGTCGTCGGCACCGCGAGTTCTCACCCTCTCGCCGCCGCTCAACCTCGACCGCCGCTGGCTGGCCCGGCATGCGCCGTACACCGTCAGCAAGTACGCGATGACCATGCTGACGCTCGGTGTGGCCGAACAGTATCGGGAGCAGGGCATCGCGGCCGGCTGTCTGTGGCCGCGGACCCTGGTGGCGACCGCCGCCGTGCGGAACGTCGTCGGCGGCGAGGACGGAATGCGGGCGTCCCGACGACCGGAGATCATGGCCGACGCGGCCGCGGCGATTCTCGCTCTCCCCGCATCCGAGAGCAATGGACAGTGCTACGTCGACGAGGAGGTGCTGCGTTCGGCCGGCGTCTTTGACCTGTCGTGCTACCTGCACGACGGTGCCACCGAGGAGAGCCTCGAAACAGACTTCTTCCTGTGA
- a CDS encoding LLM class F420-dependent oxidoreductase yields MTIRLGCDLPYFEDPSAIRDFAQAAEELGYDTLSFSEHVAATTDSPFPPGFAFDDPWHETMTLAAYLAGVTSRIEITTSMLLLPLRPTVLAAKQAAEVDLMSGGRLRLAVSLGWNDREVALLGQDPRRRGARLEEQIEVMRLLWSEPSVNYSGEFHDLDGAGIHPRPTRRIPVWMGAGSMASGGVPTDRALRRIARFADGYKMFAPLGLDPAKAREVVARLRTHVRDAGRPAAAVGLEARLLTQAVPGQQWRTVMEEWAESGATYLGLGNRIVGGTPDEQIAVITDVMRVLRG; encoded by the coding sequence ATGACCATCCGGCTCGGGTGTGACCTGCCGTACTTCGAGGATCCGTCGGCGATCCGTGACTTCGCCCAGGCCGCGGAGGAGCTGGGCTACGACACCCTCAGCTTCTCCGAGCACGTGGCGGCCACGACCGACAGTCCCTTTCCGCCGGGCTTCGCCTTTGACGACCCGTGGCACGAGACCATGACCCTCGCCGCCTATCTGGCGGGCGTCACGAGTCGCATCGAGATCACCACCTCGATGCTGTTGTTGCCCCTGCGGCCCACGGTCCTCGCCGCCAAACAGGCCGCCGAGGTCGACCTGATGTCGGGTGGACGGCTGCGTCTGGCTGTGTCGCTCGGCTGGAACGACCGTGAGGTCGCTCTCCTCGGCCAGGACCCCCGCCGCCGCGGCGCCCGCCTGGAGGAGCAGATCGAGGTCATGCGTCTGCTGTGGAGTGAGCCCAGTGTGAACTACTCCGGCGAGTTCCACGACCTCGACGGTGCGGGCATCCACCCCCGGCCCACACGCCGCATCCCCGTCTGGATGGGCGCGGGCAGCATGGCCAGTGGCGGAGTCCCCACCGACAGAGCCCTGCGCCGCATCGCGCGATTCGCCGACGGTTACAAGATGTTCGCCCCGCTCGGCCTCGACCCCGCCAAGGCCCGCGAGGTGGTTGCCCGTCTTCGGACCCACGTGCGCGACGCAGGCCGGCCCGCGGCCGCCGTCGGACTCGAGGCCCGCCTGCTCACCCAGGCTGTTCCCGGGCAACAGTGGCGTACCGTCATGGAGGAATGGGCCGAATCCGGCGCCACCTACCTCGGGCTCGGCAACCGCATCGTCGGCGGCACCCCGGACGAGCAGATCGCCGTCATCACCGACGTCATGCGGGTCCTGCGCGGCTGA
- a CDS encoding flavin reductase family protein, which yields MTAHLHRRPALSTKAVPVNASDFPPPASPPAPGYVPGELFRRVMGSVCTPVSVVTTFSQGRPHGTTVSAFSALSLEPPMVLVALDRNSTLLSLLQQKRRFGLNVLGADQGELAIRFAGKGADKFAGVPWQVDTGLPRLQGVTGWLACEVTRFVDGGDHLVVMGRVVAASSRDGAPLTYHRREFGTHAVLEERSA from the coding sequence ATGACGGCACACCTGCATCGGCGTCCGGCCCTCTCGACAAAGGCGGTGCCTGTGAATGCCAGCGATTTTCCACCTCCGGCGTCGCCACCGGCCCCTGGATACGTTCCCGGCGAACTCTTCCGCCGAGTCATGGGTTCGGTGTGCACGCCGGTTTCCGTAGTGACCACCTTCAGTCAAGGCCGACCTCACGGCACCACGGTCAGCGCCTTCTCGGCACTGTCCCTGGAACCGCCGATGGTCCTGGTCGCCCTGGACCGCAACTCCACGCTGCTGTCGCTGCTGCAGCAGAAGAGACGATTCGGCCTGAACGTGCTGGGCGCCGATCAGGGAGAGCTGGCGATAAGGTTCGCCGGCAAGGGAGCCGACAAATTCGCGGGCGTGCCCTGGCAGGTCGACACCGGACTGCCTCGTCTGCAGGGCGTCACCGGCTGGCTCGCCTGTGAGGTGACACGGTTCGTCGATGGCGGTGACCATCTCGTGGTGATGGGGAGGGTGGTCGCGGCCTCGAGCCGGGACGGAGCGCCGCTCACCTATCACCGGCGTGAGTTCGGCACCCATGCCGTGCTGGAAGAGCGGTCGGCATGA
- a CDS encoding FAD-dependent monooxygenase codes for MTHDSGAAGGVVHTDVLVVGAGPAGLTAAAFLAEYGVSAITLTKYGSTAHTPRAHITNQRTVEVLRDLGIEDRLREIAMPAELMGTNVWATSFAGVELARMMSWGQGQDRRADYEAASPCEMCNAPQTVLEPAILAAAREREADIRFNTELVDMTQDDERVRARVRRRDDGVEYDIEARYAIGADGGNSTVARSLGFSMEGATAIGSAFTVWIEADLSRFVEHRPGALFWVSPPGTNVAVSPWTAVVPHTEWNALFLMHDMLPADTSDQAVAELVRAGIGDPDVDFTIKHIGQWDINQLVAERYRKGRVFLAGDAAHRHPPANGLGSNTSIQDSYNLAWKLAHVLRGHAGPSLLDSYHDERKPVGRQVIDRAIKSIQDLQPLAEALGVAPGQTAEQGWAAVDELFAPGKAGETRRAAVLNALPLVDWQLNCHGVELGQRYTSSAVVDDGTPFPEYTRDPELFYHPTTHPGAHLPHVWLQHGTGHVSTLDLVGHGRFTVLTGVGGQAWTEAVAAISRETGIAVDARTIGLRAEYDDVLGEWTRIREFDDDGCLLVRPDRHVAWRSRGLVDDPAATLRGVIASVLGKPSP; via the coding sequence ATGACACATGACAGCGGCGCTGCAGGCGGTGTGGTGCACACCGACGTACTCGTGGTCGGCGCGGGGCCGGCCGGCTTGACCGCGGCCGCTTTCCTGGCCGAGTACGGCGTCAGTGCGATCACGCTGACCAAGTACGGGTCGACGGCGCACACCCCGCGCGCTCACATCACCAATCAGCGGACCGTGGAAGTGCTGCGCGACCTGGGCATCGAGGACCGCCTGCGTGAGATCGCGATGCCCGCCGAGTTGATGGGTACCAATGTGTGGGCGACCTCGTTCGCCGGGGTCGAACTGGCGCGCATGATGTCCTGGGGGCAGGGGCAGGACCGGCGTGCCGACTATGAGGCGGCGAGTCCGTGCGAGATGTGCAACGCGCCGCAGACCGTGCTGGAGCCGGCAATTCTGGCCGCGGCGCGGGAGCGCGAGGCCGACATACGGTTCAACACCGAACTCGTCGACATGACGCAGGACGACGAGCGTGTGCGGGCCAGAGTCCGGCGCCGCGACGACGGAGTGGAGTACGACATCGAGGCGCGCTACGCGATCGGTGCCGACGGCGGGAACAGCACGGTCGCCCGCAGCCTCGGGTTCTCCATGGAGGGCGCGACCGCCATCGGGTCCGCCTTCACGGTCTGGATCGAAGCGGACCTGTCCAGGTTCGTCGAGCATCGACCCGGCGCGCTGTTCTGGGTCTCGCCCCCCGGGACCAATGTGGCGGTGAGCCCCTGGACCGCGGTGGTGCCGCACACAGAGTGGAACGCCCTGTTCCTGATGCATGACATGCTGCCCGCCGACACTTCGGACCAGGCCGTCGCCGAGCTCGTCCGGGCCGGGATCGGGGATCCCGACGTCGACTTCACGATCAAGCACATCGGGCAGTGGGACATCAACCAGTTGGTGGCCGAGCGGTACCGCAAGGGCCGGGTCTTCCTGGCCGGTGACGCGGCGCACCGGCATCCGCCGGCGAACGGGCTCGGGAGCAACACCTCGATCCAGGACTCATACAACCTCGCCTGGAAGCTCGCCCATGTGCTGCGCGGACATGCCGGTCCTTCGTTGCTCGACTCCTACCACGACGAACGCAAGCCGGTAGGACGTCAGGTGATCGACCGGGCGATCAAGAGCATCCAGGATCTCCAACCGCTCGCCGAAGCCCTTGGGGTGGCTCCCGGGCAGACCGCCGAGCAAGGATGGGCCGCTGTCGACGAGCTTTTCGCCCCCGGCAAGGCTGGTGAGACCCGCCGAGCCGCTGTGCTGAATGCGCTCCCCTTGGTCGATTGGCAACTCAACTGCCACGGAGTGGAGTTGGGGCAGCGTTACACCTCCAGCGCCGTGGTCGACGACGGAACGCCATTCCCCGAGTACACAAGGGATCCCGAGCTCTTCTACCACCCGACCACGCACCCAGGGGCCCACCTGCCCCACGTCTGGCTCCAGCATGGCACCGGGCATGTCTCGACCCTCGACCTCGTCGGGCACGGCCGGTTCACCGTGCTCACCGGGGTCGGTGGTCAGGCGTGGACCGAGGCGGTGGCGGCGATCTCGCGCGAGACCGGCATCGCGGTCGACGCCCGGACGATCGGCTTGCGTGCCGAGTACGACGATGTCCTGGGGGAGTGGACCAGGATCCGGGAGTTCGACGACGACGGCTGCCTTCTGGTCCGCCCTGACCGCCACGTGGCATGGCGCTCGCGGGGCCTTGTGGACGATCCGGCGGCCACACTGCGCGGCGTCATCGCCTCCGTTTTGGGCAAGCCGAGTCCTTGA